The proteins below come from a single Streptomyces sp. M92 genomic window:
- a CDS encoding substrate-binding domain-containing protein, with the protein MTNLTSRRGLLFGAAAVSAGAVLTGCTSNEPDDGGDKAADTQPAADDKPGKQVTIGYAGPLADHGWLNAVNDQAEKRAEKYSDVTMEVTEGSNDTAQQIGQIETLINKKVDVLVILPADGKALTQIGLKAMRAGIPVVNLDRIFNSPQAYRCWIGGDNYGMGLNAAHYIGEKLKDKQNAKVIELAGLDNLELTQQRTKGFDDGLKNYPNIQKVARQAAEFTVESGQAKMAQLLQAQSQFDALWNHDDDQGVGALRAIEQAGRDDFLMVGGAGALSAFQAIKADSGVLKATVLYPPTMAASAIDLARALGQGKGVSGLAEFEIPSTVTCYSAVVDKENVDQYMSTGFK; encoded by the coding sequence ATGACGAACCTCACGAGCCGCAGAGGGCTGCTCTTCGGAGCCGCCGCCGTGTCCGCCGGTGCCGTCCTCACCGGGTGCACGAGCAACGAACCCGACGACGGCGGCGACAAGGCCGCGGACACCCAGCCGGCCGCCGACGACAAGCCGGGCAAGCAGGTCACCATCGGCTACGCCGGCCCGCTGGCCGACCACGGCTGGCTCAACGCCGTCAACGACCAGGCCGAGAAGCGCGCCGAGAAGTACTCCGACGTCACCATGGAGGTGACCGAGGGTTCCAACGACACCGCCCAGCAGATCGGCCAGATCGAGACCCTCATCAACAAGAAGGTCGACGTCCTGGTCATCCTGCCCGCCGACGGCAAGGCGCTGACCCAGATCGGACTCAAGGCGATGCGCGCCGGGATACCGGTCGTCAACCTCGACCGCATCTTCAACAGCCCGCAGGCCTACCGCTGCTGGATCGGCGGCGACAACTACGGCATGGGCCTCAACGCCGCCCACTACATCGGCGAGAAGCTCAAGGACAAGCAGAACGCCAAGGTCATCGAGCTGGCCGGCCTCGACAACCTGGAGCTGACCCAGCAGCGCACCAAGGGCTTCGACGACGGCCTGAAGAACTACCCGAACATCCAGAAGGTGGCCCGCCAGGCCGCCGAGTTCACCGTCGAGTCGGGACAGGCCAAGATGGCGCAGCTGCTCCAGGCCCAGTCCCAGTTCGACGCCCTGTGGAACCACGACGACGACCAGGGCGTGGGCGCGCTGCGCGCCATCGAGCAGGCCGGGCGCGACGACTTCCTGATGGTCGGCGGCGCGGGCGCGCTCTCCGCCTTCCAGGCCATCAAGGCGGACAGCGGCGTGCTGAAGGCGACCGTGCTGTACCCGCCGACCATGGCCGCCTCCGCCATCGACCTCGCCCGTGCGCTCGGCCAGGGCAAGGGGGTCAGCGGCCTCGCCGAGTTCGAGATCCCGTCGACCGTCACCTGCTACTCGGCCGTCGTCGACAAGGAGAACGTCGACCAGTACATGTCCACGGGCTTCAAGTGA
- a CDS encoding ROK family transcriptional regulator, with translation MTARPANTHQARLLQLLRDSGPNSRAQLGDQVDLSRSKLAVEVDRLLETGLVVADGLAASRGGRRSHNVRLNPELRFLGVDIGATSVDVAVTNAELEILGHINQPMDVREGPVAVFEQVLAMAAKLRASGLAEGFDGAGIGVPGPVRFPEGVPVAPPIMPGWDGFPVREALSQELGCPVMVDNDVNLMALGEQHAGVARTVHDFLVVKIGTGIGCGIVVGGEVYRGTTGSAGDIGHIQAVPDGRPCACGNRGCLEAHFSGAALARDATEAAQQGRSAELAGRLEASGGLSAADVAAAAAAGDATALDLIREGGRSTGQVIAGLVSFFNPGLVVIGGGVTGLGHNLLAAIRTQVYRQSLPLATGNLPIVLGELGPSAGVIGGARLISDHLFSPA, from the coding sequence ATGACCGCACGACCCGCCAACACCCACCAGGCGCGACTGCTCCAGCTGCTGCGCGACTCGGGACCCAACTCCCGCGCCCAGCTCGGCGACCAGGTCGACCTCTCCCGGTCGAAGCTGGCCGTCGAGGTGGACCGGCTGCTGGAGACCGGGCTGGTCGTGGCCGACGGGCTCGCCGCCTCGCGCGGCGGACGCCGCAGCCACAACGTCCGGCTCAATCCCGAACTGCGCTTCCTCGGCGTCGACATCGGCGCGACCTCGGTCGACGTCGCCGTCACCAACGCCGAGCTGGAGATCCTCGGGCACATCAACCAGCCCATGGACGTACGCGAGGGACCGGTCGCGGTCTTCGAGCAGGTGCTGGCCATGGCCGCCAAGTTGCGTGCCTCGGGGCTCGCGGAGGGTTTCGACGGCGCCGGCATCGGCGTCCCGGGGCCGGTCCGCTTCCCCGAGGGCGTGCCGGTGGCCCCGCCGATCATGCCGGGCTGGGACGGCTTTCCCGTGCGGGAGGCGCTCAGCCAGGAACTCGGCTGCCCGGTCATGGTCGACAACGACGTGAACCTGATGGCGCTGGGGGAGCAGCACGCGGGCGTCGCCCGCACCGTGCACGACTTCCTCGTCGTCAAGATCGGTACCGGCATCGGCTGCGGCATCGTCGTCGGCGGTGAGGTCTACCGCGGTACGACGGGCAGCGCGGGCGACATCGGGCACATCCAGGCCGTGCCCGACGGCCGCCCGTGCGCCTGCGGCAACCGGGGCTGCCTGGAGGCCCACTTCAGCGGCGCGGCCCTGGCCCGCGACGCCACCGAGGCCGCCCAGCAGGGGCGGTCGGCCGAACTCGCGGGCCGGCTGGAGGCGAGCGGGGGCCTCAGCGCCGCCGACGTCGCCGCGGCGGCCGCCGCGGGCGACGCCACCGCGCTCGACCTGATCCGGGAGGGCGGCCGGAGCACCGGCCAGGTCATCGCCGGTCTGGTCAGCTTCTTCAACCCGGGCCTGGTGGTGATCGGCGGCGGGGTGACCGGCCTCGGCCACAATCTGCTCGCCGCGATCCGCACCCAGGTCTACCGCCAGTCGCTGCCACTGGCGACCGGCAACCTGCCCATCGTCCTGGGCGAGCTGGGCCCCTCCGCCGGAGTCATCGGCGGAGCCCGGCTGATCAGCGACCACCTGTTCTCACCCGCGTAG
- a CDS encoding ABC transporter permease, whose translation MTQHVSPPRDGTGKAAPVDGPPAWRVQLGRADVRTLTLLGVLAALVLIGGITQPDSFLDTRNLQLVLTQASVIGVVTVGMTFVIISGGIDLSVGAIVALASVWATTVATQEFGFFGILFTAIVVGVGCGLVNGVLIAFGRMVPFIATLAMLASARGLALQITDGRTQVVTVPSVLDLAERDYYVLGVPPLVLVFAAVTVIGWLVLNRTTFGRRTVAVGGNPEAARLAGIDVRRQRLYLYLLSGLCCGIAAFLLISLAGSGQNTNGNLYELDAIAAAIIGGTLLSGGRGTIVGSVLGVLIFTTITNIFALNNLETAVQQIAKGAIIVAAVLVQRRTASTH comes from the coding sequence ATGACGCAGCACGTGTCCCCGCCCCGGGACGGCACCGGCAAGGCGGCACCGGTGGACGGTCCGCCCGCCTGGCGGGTCCAGTTGGGCCGCGCCGACGTCCGCACCCTCACCCTGCTCGGCGTGCTCGCCGCACTGGTCCTCATCGGCGGCATCACCCAGCCCGACTCGTTCCTCGACACCCGCAACCTCCAACTGGTGCTCACCCAGGCGTCCGTGATCGGTGTCGTCACCGTCGGCATGACCTTCGTGATCATCTCCGGGGGCATCGACCTGTCCGTGGGCGCCATCGTCGCCCTGGCGTCGGTGTGGGCGACCACCGTCGCCACCCAGGAGTTCGGCTTCTTCGGCATCCTCTTCACGGCGATCGTGGTGGGAGTGGGCTGCGGACTGGTCAACGGGGTGCTCATCGCCTTCGGCCGCATGGTCCCGTTCATCGCCACCCTCGCCATGCTGGCCTCGGCCCGCGGTCTCGCGCTCCAGATCACCGACGGACGCACCCAGGTCGTCACGGTCCCCAGTGTCCTGGACCTCGCCGAGCGCGACTACTACGTCCTCGGCGTCCCGCCGCTGGTCCTGGTCTTCGCGGCCGTCACCGTCATCGGCTGGCTGGTGCTCAACCGGACCACCTTCGGCCGCCGCACCGTCGCCGTCGGCGGCAACCCGGAGGCCGCACGCCTCGCCGGTATCGACGTCCGCCGCCAGCGGCTCTACCTCTACCTGCTGTCCGGGCTGTGCTGCGGCATCGCCGCCTTCCTGCTGATCTCCCTGGCCGGCTCCGGCCAGAACACCAACGGCAACCTCTACGAACTCGACGCCATCGCCGCCGCGATCATCGGCGGCACCCTGCTCAGCGGCGGCCGCGGCACCATCGTCGGCTCCGTGCTCGGGGTCCTGATCTTCACCACCATCACCAACATCTTCGCCCTGAACAACCTCGAGACCGCCGTCCAGCAGATCGCCAAGGGAGCGATCATCGTCGCCGCCGTGCTGGTCCAGCGCCGTACCGCAAGCACGCATTGA
- a CDS encoding beta-ketoacyl-ACP synthase III, with translation MHHGSRITAVGHYQPAGILTNEDLAGMVDTSDEWIRSRVGISSRRIAGPDEPVDELAGHAAAKALAAAGVTPADVDMVVVATSTAIDRSPNTAARVAARLGIPGPAALDVNVVCAGFTHALATADHAVRAGSAGRALVIGADKMSEVTDWSDRTTCVLVGDGAGAVVVEACAPGEEAGIGPVLWGSVPEMGNAVRIEGTPPRFAQEGQSVYRWATTKLPAIARQACERSGLAPSDLAAVVLHQANLRIIEPLAAKIGAVNAVVARDVVESGNTSAASIPLALAKLVERGEITSGDPVLLFGFGGNLSYAGQVVRCP, from the coding sequence ATGCACCACGGCTCCCGGATCACCGCCGTCGGCCACTACCAGCCCGCCGGAATCCTCACCAACGAGGACCTGGCGGGCATGGTCGACACCAGCGACGAGTGGATCAGGAGCCGGGTCGGCATTAGTTCCCGCCGTATCGCCGGGCCCGACGAGCCGGTCGACGAGCTGGCCGGCCACGCCGCCGCCAAGGCGCTCGCGGCGGCCGGGGTGACGCCCGCCGACGTGGACATGGTCGTGGTCGCCACCTCCACGGCGATCGACCGCTCCCCGAACACCGCCGCCCGCGTCGCGGCCCGCCTCGGCATCCCCGGGCCCGCCGCGCTGGACGTGAACGTGGTCTGCGCGGGCTTCACCCACGCCCTGGCCACCGCCGACCACGCCGTCCGGGCCGGCTCGGCCGGCCGGGCACTGGTCATCGGCGCCGACAAGATGTCCGAGGTGACCGACTGGTCCGACCGCACCACCTGCGTGCTGGTCGGCGACGGGGCGGGGGCGGTCGTGGTGGAGGCCTGCGCGCCGGGCGAGGAGGCCGGGATCGGGCCCGTGCTGTGGGGGTCGGTGCCCGAGATGGGCAACGCGGTCCGTATCGAGGGCACCCCGCCGAGGTTCGCGCAGGAGGGCCAGAGCGTCTACCGCTGGGCCACCACGAAGCTGCCCGCCATCGCCCGCCAGGCCTGCGAGCGGTCCGGGCTCGCGCCCTCCGACCTCGCCGCGGTCGTCCTGCACCAGGCCAACCTGCGCATCATCGAACCCCTGGCCGCGAAGATCGGCGCCGTGAACGCCGTCGTCGCCCGCGATGTCGTGGAGTCCGGCAACACCTCGGCGGCGAGCATCCCCCTCGCCCTCGCCAAGCTGGTCGAGCGGGGCGAGATCACCAGCGGCGACCCGGTGCTGCTCTTCGGCTTCGGCGGCAACCTCTCCTACGCCGGACAGGTCGTCCGCTGCCCCTGA
- a CDS encoding sugar ABC transporter ATP-binding protein, whose amino-acid sequence MAPEPPLLSMSGITKSFPGVRALDGVDLDVQAGEVHCLLGQNGAGKSTLIKVLAGAHQPDTGTISWRGEDVTLRSPIAAMRLGIATIYQELDLVEHMSVAENVHLGHEPTSAGFVVRGKAAKESTAALLKRLGHPEVDPGRLVGELSAAQQQIVSMARALSHDVRLIVMDEPSAALDPDEVDNLFRIVADLTADGVAVVYISHRLEEIRRIGDRVTVLKDGRAVAGGLPAESTPTRDVVALMTGRNVEYVFPERPAAPPAGEPVLSVRGLSREGEFEALDLEVRPGEIVGLAGLVGSGRSEILETVYGARKAGTGQVLVEGRPLRPGSVRAAVRAGLGLAPEERKAQALLMLESVTRNVSVSAMSRFSRGGWLDRGAELDAARAATRELSLRPDNPSVPVRTLSGGNQQKAVLARWLLRGCKVLLLDEPTRGVDVGARAELYAVVRRLADEGLAVLLVSSEVPEVLGLADRVLVLREGRVVHEAPARELDEHRVLDLVMEGSPAS is encoded by the coding sequence ATGGCACCAGAACCACCGCTGCTCAGCATGTCCGGCATCACCAAGTCGTTCCCCGGAGTCCGGGCCCTGGACGGCGTCGACCTCGACGTCCAGGCCGGCGAGGTGCACTGCCTGCTCGGCCAGAACGGCGCCGGCAAGTCCACCCTCATCAAGGTGCTGGCCGGCGCCCACCAGCCCGACACCGGCACCATCAGCTGGCGCGGCGAGGACGTCACGCTGCGCTCGCCCATCGCGGCCATGCGCCTCGGCATCGCCACCATCTACCAGGAACTCGACCTGGTGGAGCACATGTCCGTCGCCGAGAACGTCCACCTCGGCCACGAGCCGACCTCGGCCGGTTTCGTCGTACGCGGGAAGGCCGCCAAGGAGTCGACGGCCGCGCTGCTGAAGCGGCTCGGGCACCCGGAGGTCGACCCCGGGCGGCTCGTCGGGGAGCTCTCGGCGGCGCAGCAGCAGATCGTGTCCATGGCGCGTGCGCTCTCGCACGACGTACGGCTGATCGTGATGGACGAGCCGTCCGCCGCGCTCGACCCGGACGAGGTCGACAACCTCTTCCGCATCGTCGCCGACCTCACCGCCGACGGCGTCGCCGTCGTCTACATCTCGCACCGCCTGGAGGAGATCCGCCGCATCGGCGACCGGGTCACCGTCCTCAAGGACGGCCGGGCCGTCGCGGGCGGGCTGCCCGCCGAGTCGACGCCCACCCGCGACGTCGTGGCGCTGATGACCGGCCGCAACGTCGAGTACGTCTTCCCGGAACGGCCGGCCGCGCCGCCCGCGGGCGAGCCCGTGCTGAGCGTCAGGGGACTGTCCCGCGAGGGCGAGTTCGAGGCCCTCGACCTGGAGGTCCGGCCCGGCGAGATCGTCGGCCTCGCCGGACTCGTCGGCTCCGGCCGCTCCGAGATCCTGGAGACGGTCTACGGCGCCCGCAAGGCGGGCACCGGCCAGGTCCTCGTCGAGGGACGCCCGCTCAGGCCGGGCAGCGTGCGCGCCGCCGTCCGCGCCGGGCTCGGGCTCGCCCCCGAGGAGCGCAAGGCGCAGGCCCTGCTGATGCTGGAGTCCGTCACCCGCAACGTGTCGGTCTCCGCCATGTCCCGCTTCTCGCGCGGCGGCTGGCTCGACCGCGGCGCCGAACTGGACGCGGCGCGCGCGGCGACCCGGGAGCTGTCCCTGCGGCCCGACAACCCCTCCGTGCCCGTGCGCACCCTGTCCGGCGGCAACCAGCAGAAGGCGGTCCTGGCCCGCTGGCTGCTGCGCGGCTGCAAGGTCCTGCTGCTCGACGAACCCACCCGCGGCGTCGACGTCGGCGCCCGCGCCGAGCTCTACGCGGTCGTCCGCCGCCTCGCCGACGAGGGCCTCGCCGTCCTGCTGGTCTCCAGCGAGGTGCCCGAGGTACTCGGCCTCGCCGACCGCGTGCTGGTACTGCGCGAGGGCCGGGTCGTGCACGAGGCCCCCGCCCGCGAACTCGACGAACACCGCGTACTCGACCTCGTGATGGAAGGAAGCCCGGCGTCATGA
- a CDS encoding MFS transporter small subunit, with protein sequence MSHDSSQSPPDLPSRRPLIAFTWLWVGAPLAYGLYELVRKATQLFTG encoded by the coding sequence ATGTCCCACGACAGCAGCCAGAGTCCGCCTGACCTCCCCTCCCGGCGGCCGCTGATCGCCTTCACCTGGCTGTGGGTGGGGGCGCCGCTCGCCTACGGTCTGTACGAACTCGTCCGCAAGGCCACCCAGCTGTTCACCGGGTGA
- a CDS encoding sugar phosphate isomerase/epimerase family protein gives MPRNFTLFTGQWADLPLEEVCRLARDFGYDGLELACWGDHFEVDKALADPSYVDSRHQLLDKYGLKCWAISNHLVGQAVCDAIIDERHEAILPARIWGDGDAEGVRQRAAAEIKDTARAAARFGVDTVIGFTGSAIWHLVAMFPPAPDSMIERGYQDFADRWNPILDVFDAEGVRFAHEVHPSEIAYDYWTTQRALEAVDHRPAFGLNFDPSHFVWQDLDPVGFLWDFRDRIYHVDCKEARRRLDGRNGRLGSHLPWGDPRRGWDFVSAGHGDVPWEDVFRMLRSIDYQGPVSVEWEDAGMDRLQGAPEALTRLKAFDFEPPTASFDAAFNS, from the coding sequence GTGCCACGCAATTTCACTCTCTTCACCGGCCAGTGGGCGGACCTGCCGCTGGAGGAGGTCTGCCGGCTCGCCCGCGACTTCGGTTACGACGGTCTGGAACTCGCCTGCTGGGGCGACCACTTCGAGGTCGACAAGGCGCTGGCCGACCCGTCCTACGTGGACTCGCGCCACCAGCTGCTCGACAAGTACGGGCTGAAGTGCTGGGCGATCTCCAACCACCTGGTCGGCCAGGCCGTCTGCGACGCGATCATCGACGAACGCCACGAGGCCATCCTGCCCGCCCGCATCTGGGGCGACGGCGACGCCGAGGGCGTACGGCAGCGGGCCGCGGCCGAGATCAAGGACACCGCGCGGGCCGCCGCGCGCTTCGGCGTCGACACCGTCATCGGCTTCACCGGATCGGCGATCTGGCACCTGGTCGCCATGTTCCCGCCCGCCCCGGATTCCATGATCGAACGGGGTTACCAGGACTTCGCCGACCGCTGGAACCCCATCCTCGACGTCTTCGACGCCGAGGGCGTGCGGTTCGCCCACGAGGTCCACCCCAGCGAGATCGCCTACGACTACTGGACGACCCAGCGGGCGCTGGAGGCGGTGGACCACCGCCCGGCCTTCGGTCTCAACTTCGACCCCTCGCACTTCGTGTGGCAGGACCTCGACCCGGTCGGCTTCCTGTGGGACTTCCGCGACCGGATCTACCACGTCGACTGCAAGGAGGCCCGCAGGCGCCTCGACGGCCGCAACGGGCGGCTCGGCTCCCACCTGCCGTGGGGCGACCCGCGCCGCGGCTGGGACTTCGTGTCGGCCGGCCACGGCGACGTCCCCTGGGAGGACGTCTTCCGGATGCTGCGCTCCATCGACTACCAGGGCCCCGTCTCCGTGGAGTGGGAGGACGCCGGCATGGACCGCCTCCAGGGCGCCCCCGAGGCCCTCACCCGGCTCAAGGCATTCGACTTCGAGCCGCCGACCGCGTCCTTCGACGCCGCGTTCAACAGCTGA
- a CDS encoding GntR family transcriptional regulator: protein MLSAGLPQGAVPRLERPGPLRDRVYEALLELITTRALRPGQHLVESELAGHLGVSRQPVREALQRLNTEGWVDLRPAQGAFVHEPTEEEADQLLTVRTLLEAEAARLAAANASSVGVAALEELCEEGEAAVAADDVDAAVAANARFHAKIMELAGNAVLAELAAQVDRRVRWYYTPIARQRGRQSWIEHRRLITAITDRDEQTATRLMREHTEHTRRSYHARGEA from the coding sequence ATGTTGTCCGCAGGACTGCCGCAGGGCGCGGTGCCCAGACTCGAACGGCCCGGCCCGCTGCGCGACCGCGTCTACGAGGCGCTGCTGGAACTCATCACGACCCGGGCCCTCCGGCCCGGCCAGCACCTCGTCGAGAGCGAACTCGCCGGCCACCTCGGGGTGTCGAGGCAGCCCGTGCGGGAAGCCCTGCAGCGGCTCAACACCGAGGGCTGGGTCGATCTGCGGCCCGCGCAGGGGGCCTTCGTGCACGAGCCGACGGAGGAGGAGGCCGACCAGCTGCTGACGGTCCGTACGCTGCTGGAGGCCGAGGCCGCCCGGCTCGCCGCCGCGAACGCCTCCAGTGTGGGCGTGGCGGCCCTGGAGGAGCTGTGCGAGGAGGGGGAGGCGGCCGTCGCCGCGGACGACGTGGACGCGGCCGTGGCCGCCAACGCCCGCTTCCACGCGAAGATCATGGAGCTGGCCGGCAACGCCGTCCTGGCCGAGCTCGCCGCGCAGGTCGACCGCCGGGTCCGCTGGTACTACACGCCCATCGCCCGCCAGCGCGGCCGGCAGTCCTGGATCGAGCACCGTCGGCTGATCACCGCGATCACCGACCGGGACGAGCAGACGGCGACGCGGCTCATGCGCGAGCACACCGAACACACCCGGCGTTCCTACCACGCACGCGGTGAAGCGTAG
- a CDS encoding Gfo/Idh/MocA family protein, which produces MGQPQQPEGAGEHRSATGSGAGNGTGTGATGASATRPPLRVGMVGYAFMGAAHSQGWRTAGRVFDLPLNPVQAAICGRDADAVRTAADRHGWESTETDWRTLVARDDIDLVDICTPGDSHAEIALAALAAGKHVLCEKPLANTVAEAEAMTRAAEEAGARGQLAMAGFNYRRVPATALARRMVAEGRVGRLRHVRVTYLQDWLVDPKAPLTWRLRKELAGSGALGDLGAHIVDLAQYLTGERIAGVSALTETFVRERPLPEGAARGLSAGSADGRTGQVTVDDAAVFTGRLTSGALVSFEATRYATGRKNALRIELNGERGSLAFDLERLNELEYHDGTEPAEHAGFRRILVTEPEHPYLDAWWPPGHGLGYEHTFVHQVRDLVHAVAEGRRPEPSFADGLQVQRVLAAVEESAEKNSVYTPVVV; this is translated from the coding sequence ATGGGACAGCCGCAGCAGCCCGAGGGGGCCGGGGAACACCGGTCGGCCACCGGGAGCGGGGCCGGCAACGGAACCGGGACCGGAGCGACGGGGGCGTCCGCGACCAGACCGCCACTGCGCGTCGGCATGGTCGGCTACGCCTTCATGGGCGCCGCACACTCCCAGGGCTGGCGCACCGCCGGCCGGGTCTTCGACCTGCCGCTGAACCCGGTACAGGCGGCCATCTGCGGCCGGGACGCCGACGCCGTCCGCACGGCTGCCGACCGGCACGGCTGGGAGAGCACCGAGACCGACTGGCGGACCCTGGTGGCACGGGACGACATCGACCTCGTCGACATCTGCACCCCCGGCGACAGCCACGCCGAGATCGCGCTGGCCGCGCTCGCCGCCGGCAAGCACGTGCTGTGCGAGAAGCCGCTGGCCAACACGGTCGCGGAGGCGGAGGCGATGACCCGGGCCGCCGAGGAGGCCGGCGCCCGCGGCCAACTGGCCATGGCCGGCTTCAACTACCGCCGGGTACCCGCCACCGCCCTGGCCCGGCGGATGGTGGCCGAGGGCCGCGTCGGCCGGCTGCGGCACGTGCGGGTCACGTACCTCCAGGACTGGCTGGTCGACCCGAAGGCGCCGCTGACCTGGCGGCTGCGCAAGGAACTGGCCGGCTCGGGAGCCCTCGGCGACCTGGGCGCCCACATCGTCGACCTCGCGCAGTACCTGACGGGGGAGCGGATCGCGGGCGTCTCCGCCCTCACCGAGACCTTCGTACGGGAACGCCCGCTGCCCGAGGGCGCCGCCCGGGGCCTGTCGGCGGGCTCCGCCGACGGCCGCACCGGGCAGGTCACCGTGGACGACGCCGCCGTGTTCACCGGCCGCCTCACCTCCGGCGCCCTGGTCTCCTTCGAGGCCACCCGCTACGCCACCGGCCGCAAGAACGCCCTGCGCATCGAACTCAACGGTGAGCGCGGATCGCTCGCCTTCGACCTGGAGCGGCTCAACGAGCTGGAGTACCACGACGGTACGGAACCGGCGGAGCACGCCGGTTTCCGCCGCATCCTTGTCACCGAACCCGAGCACCCCTACCTGGACGCCTGGTGGCCGCCGGGCCACGGCCTCGGCTACGAGCACACCTTCGTCCACCAGGTGCGCGACCTCGTCCACGCCGTCGCCGAGGGCCGCCGGCCCGAACCGTCCTTCGCCGACGGGCTGCAGGTGCAGCGCGTGCTGGCGGCGGTCGAGGAGAGCGCCGAGAAGAACTCCGTCTACACCCCCGTAGTGGTCTGA